A genomic segment from Deltaproteobacteria bacterium encodes:
- a CDS encoding rhodanese-like domain-containing protein — protein MSKRRMKILWAIFCVLAAIPLVWNFFFFRVPVVKAKTALELLAGAADRVALLDIRSCADYDSFRLIPSVNMPYDEKFAEKDFSGFRGKKILVLCESGLLSAPAVRILIRKGFDAHNVRDGMAAVIPAAGRKGLSQPLGFLGPCGKPASPPSLPLGAFPQNMQVFTGYGVKPLYTLFALILGIIFFRTKNETHRLLGWAMAAFFVGENGCAANYTFFADHDSHFLEYIHITGMLFCFGFFAYAASKGVKLHLLRYERPGSPCALRPLCGSCSGAGNPGCGLLNAFIFLGFALALCSLIPLFGRLWMVSLNSEIWGVFYNYSHPALYQLFEIRYCPVLAFGFFIAASVVIWKNRDMELAQALFAAGTGAMGFSFFRFMLFGVFRETPVWFEVWEELTEAVFIGALVVYLRLFSGLWPRKGEKGKNSPAGD, from the coding sequence ATGTCAAAAAGGCGGATGAAAATCCTGTGGGCGATTTTTTGCGTGCTGGCCGCGATTCCCCTTGTCTGGAACTTTTTTTTCTTCCGGGTTCCCGTGGTTAAAGCCAAAACCGCCCTGGAACTTCTTGCAGGGGCGGCTGACCGGGTGGCGCTTCTGGATATAAGGAGCTGCGCTGATTACGATTCCTTCCGCCTGATTCCTTCCGTCAACATGCCCTATGATGAAAAATTCGCGGAAAAGGATTTTTCCGGGTTTCGTGGAAAGAAAATCCTGGTTCTGTGCGAGTCCGGGCTTTTGAGCGCGCCCGCCGTGCGGATTCTGATTCGGAAGGGCTTCGACGCCCATAACGTGAGGGACGGCATGGCGGCCGTGATCCCGGCGGCAGGCAGAAAGGGCCTTTCCCAGCCGCTTGGTTTTCTCGGCCCATGCGGAAAACCCGCTTCTCCGCCGAGCCTTCCGCTCGGAGCCTTTCCCCAGAACATGCAGGTGTTCACCGGCTACGGGGTAAAGCCTCTGTACACGCTCTTTGCCCTCATCCTGGGCATTATTTTTTTTCGGACGAAGAATGAAACCCACCGGCTCCTGGGATGGGCCATGGCTGCCTTTTTCGTGGGGGAAAACGGCTGCGCCGCCAACTACACCTTTTTCGCCGATCACGACTCCCACTTTCTGGAATACATCCACATAACGGGAATGCTTTTCTGCTTCGGATTTTTCGCTTACGCCGCGTCGAAGGGAGTAAAATTGCACCTTCTGCGCTACGAACGGCCCGGAAGCCCATGCGCCCTGCGCCCCCTGTGCGGCTCGTGCAGCGGCGCCGGAAACCCCGGGTGCGGCCTTTTGAACGCCTTTATCTTCCTTGGATTCGCCCTTGCCCTGTGCTCCCTGATACCGCTTTTCGGCAGGCTTTGGATGGTTTCCCTGAATTCCGAAATCTGGGGCGTTTTCTACAATTACTCTCATCCGGCCCTATACCAGCTTTTTGAAATCAGATACTGCCCGGTTCTGGCCTTCGGATTTTTCATCGCGGCATCCGTTGTTATATGGAAAAACAGGGATATGGAACTGGCCCAGGCCCTGTTTGCGGCGGGTACTGGAGCCATGGGCTTTTCCTTTTTCAGGTTCATGCTTTTCGGAGTTTTCAGGGAAACCCCTGTCTGGTTCGAGGTGTGGGAGGAGCTGACCGAGGCTGTTTTTATCGGGGCACTTGTGGTTTATCTGCGGCTTTTTTCCGGTTTATGGCCTCGAAAAGGCGAAAAAGGCAAAAATTCACCGGCAGGTGAT
- a CDS encoding CinA family nicotinamide mononucleotide deamidase-related protein, whose product MSAEILSTGDEVLLGAVADTNSAHIASVLAGLSMPVSRHTCVGDELSGLVRVMGDISKRADVCVVTGGLGPTFDDRSSEAAALACGVKQVLNRDALLWIEAIFAAWGRPMPESNRRQAMFPEGAEILANPIGTAPGFAVNIGECRFFFLPGVPREMRLMLADQVIPRLRGLLGDAGHFGTRVISFFGTTEASIGEQTADLEGLVPGVTVGLQASFPVIRVKIYARGESPDETASLLDRAGGIVSERLFRHVVSLSGKSLEEAAGELLRSRKATLAVAESCTGGLVSHLLTQVSGSSDYFLLGAVTYANQAKTGLLDVSPKTLAEHGAVSEETASEMAEGVRRAAGADYGISTTGIAGPAGGSAEKPVGTVCIGLATPEGATATRLYFPFGDRDRNKAVFAASAINILRLSLLGVS is encoded by the coding sequence CGTAAGCCGCCACACCTGCGTGGGGGACGAGCTTTCCGGGCTGGTCAGGGTCATGGGGGACATCTCGAAAAGGGCGGACGTCTGCGTGGTGACCGGGGGCCTTGGGCCCACCTTCGACGACCGGTCAAGCGAGGCGGCGGCCCTGGCCTGTGGCGTGAAACAGGTCTTGAACCGGGACGCCCTCTTATGGATAGAGGCCATTTTCGCGGCCTGGGGCAGGCCCATGCCCGAATCCAACCGAAGGCAGGCCATGTTTCCGGAAGGGGCGGAAATCCTCGCCAATCCCATCGGCACGGCTCCGGGTTTTGCAGTAAACATAGGTGAATGCAGGTTCTTCTTCCTTCCGGGCGTGCCCCGCGAGATGCGGCTCATGCTCGCAGACCAGGTGATTCCCCGACTTCGCGGCCTTCTGGGCGACGCCGGTCATTTCGGAACAAGGGTCATAAGCTTTTTCGGGACCACCGAGGCGTCCATAGGGGAGCAGACCGCTGACCTGGAAGGCCTGGTTCCGGGCGTCACCGTGGGGCTCCAGGCGAGCTTTCCGGTCATAAGGGTCAAAATCTACGCGCGGGGCGAATCGCCTGATGAAACCGCAAGCCTGTTGGACCGGGCTGGCGGCATCGTTTCCGAAAGGCTTTTCCGGCACGTGGTGTCGCTTTCGGGAAAGAGCCTTGAAGAGGCCGCCGGGGAGCTTCTCCGCAGCCGAAAGGCCACTCTGGCTGTGGCGGAAAGCTGCACCGGGGGGCTTGTAAGTCACCTCCTTACGCAGGTTTCGGGCTCGTCCGATTATTTCCTCCTTGGGGCCGTCACCTACGCCAACCAGGCGAAAACCGGCCTCTTGGATGTAAGTCCGAAAACCCTTGCGGAGCACGGGGCCGTCTCGGAGGAAACCGCCTCCGAAATGGCCGAGGGCGTGCGAAGGGCAGCCGGGGCCGACTACGGGATATCCACAACCGGAATCGCCGGGCCTGCCGGAGGCAGCGCCGAAAAACCCGTGGGCACCGTGTGCATAGGCCTTGCGACGCCTGAGGGAGCCACCGCCACCCGGCTATATTTTCCCTTTGGGGACAGGGACCGCAACAAGGCCGTGTTTGCGGCCAGCGCCATCAACATTCTGCGCTTAAGCCTTCTCGGCGTTTCCTGA